One window of Anaerolineales bacterium genomic DNA carries:
- a CDS encoding alpha/beta fold hydrolase → MKRLLVLGLFVSACSAAQVAAPTSAQLIVTIVPPTLEPTKTPVPTATLTREESIEPYTIAGLRSREFENGRITIRETLLDTDHFTRYLIQYPSDGLTITGVLQIPKAGEPPYPVIVMNHGFFSRYIYNSGDGTDRAADFLNRKGYLTVSSDYRSWGGSDTGESLFYSGQVIDVVNLMYALPSIPEADTTRIGMWGHSMGGGITAKVLTIIEDRIKAAVLYSSVSADFADIIGRWGPGCVGDVYEGEAAFGCNSSDILPLDLPPNLTASYFDATTDPVMLEAVSPLYHFDKVKAPVQIVYGTEDGKTSAGTPPEWSKKMYDAFIEAGVEAQIFGYQGEEHSFIGDPWFVFMAKTQLFFDKYVK, encoded by the coding sequence ATGAAACGACTGCTGGTTTTGGGGCTTTTTGTATCGGCTTGTTCCGCGGCGCAAGTCGCCGCGCCAACTTCGGCGCAATTGATCGTCACCATTGTCCCGCCTACTCTCGAGCCGACGAAGACCCCCGTTCCCACCGCAACCCTCACGAGGGAAGAATCCATCGAGCCGTACACCATCGCGGGTTTGCGCAGCCGCGAATTTGAAAACGGGAGGATCACAATCCGCGAAACCCTCCTCGATACCGATCATTTCACGCGTTACCTGATTCAATATCCCAGCGATGGCTTGACCATCACCGGTGTTCTGCAAATTCCGAAGGCGGGCGAGCCGCCCTATCCGGTCATTGTGATGAATCATGGGTTCTTTTCTCGTTACATCTACAACTCCGGCGACGGTACTGATCGGGCCGCCGATTTTCTCAACCGCAAAGGCTATCTGACCGTGTCATCAGATTATCGCAGTTGGGGCGGCTCGGATACCGGCGAGAGTTTGTTCTACTCCGGGCAGGTCATCGATGTCGTCAACTTGATGTATGCGCTCCCATCCATACCCGAAGCGGATACGACCCGCATCGGCATGTGGGGTCACAGCATGGGCGGCGGCATCACCGCCAAAGTTCTCACCATCATTGAGGATCGCATCAAAGCCGCCGTTCTGTATTCATCCGTCAGTGCCGATTTTGCCGATATTATCGGCCGCTGGGGTCCCGGCTGTGTGGGGGATGTTTACGAAGGCGAAGCGGCATTCGGATGCAACTCCTCGGATATCCTCCCGCTGGATTTGCCTCCCAACCTCACCGCATCATACTTCGACGCGACGACGGACCCGGTTATGCTGGAGGCTGTTTCTCCGCTGTACCATTTTGACAAGGTCAAAGCCCCTGTCCAGATCGTGTATGGCACTGAAGACGGGAAAACCTCTGCTGGCACGCCGCCCGAGTGGTCAAAGAAAATGTACGATGCCTTTATCGAAGCCGGTGTGGAGGCGCAGATATTCGGCTATCAGGGCGAAGAGCACTCCTTTATTGGCGATCCATGGTTTGTTTTCATGGCAAAGACCCAGTTGTTTTTTGATAAGTATGTGAAATGA
- a CDS encoding alpha/beta fold hydrolase codes for MKCLLALTLFLSGCSAVLVTPSATLPPPVVSIITSTKTPESTRIPAVTPTTTALPHLMYPYTIAGLRERDFPGGQVEIGARIAFNDQFSSYLFSHPSDGLKITGVLNIPAGEGMFPVVVMNHGFYPRSDYSSGDGSQRAAEYLAQRGYITISSDYRTWGGSDFGISFFHTGLVADVMNLLASLDSIPQADVSRIGMWGHSMGGGITTKILTLETPVRAAVLYAPNSADDADLIARWGYGCIGDIAAGELLETCNSADVIPESLSAEVIAAYVESAQSPERMREIAPYYHLDSVDVPVQIHIGSADGDYIGSTPPEWSYKLNQGLLDAGADVELFIYQGQRHSFTGDAWLVFMDRVARFFDENLK; via the coding sequence ATGAAATGCCTGCTGGCTTTAACGCTTTTTCTATCCGGCTGTTCCGCGGTCCTGGTAACGCCTTCAGCCACCTTGCCTCCTCCTGTTGTAAGTATCATTACATCGACAAAGACCCCGGAATCGACACGTATCCCGGCAGTCACGCCGACGACAACTGCCTTGCCGCATTTGATGTACCCTTATACGATCGCGGGCTTGCGTGAAAGGGATTTTCCCGGCGGTCAGGTCGAAATTGGCGCGCGGATTGCCTTCAATGACCAATTCAGCAGTTATCTGTTTTCCCATCCTTCGGACGGGTTGAAGATCACCGGTGTGCTCAACATCCCGGCCGGGGAGGGGATGTTTCCTGTCGTGGTCATGAATCATGGCTTTTACCCGCGTAGTGATTATTCATCGGGTGATGGTTCCCAGCGCGCGGCGGAATATCTGGCACAGAGGGGGTACATCACCATTTCATCCGATTATCGAACATGGGGCGGCTCCGATTTCGGCATTTCTTTTTTCCATACGGGTCTGGTGGCGGATGTGATGAATTTGCTGGCTTCGCTTGATTCGATCCCGCAGGCGGATGTGTCCCGAATTGGCATGTGGGGGCATTCCATGGGCGGTGGGATTACGACGAAGATACTCACGCTTGAGACGCCTGTCAGGGCGGCGGTCTTGTACGCGCCCAATTCCGCAGACGATGCCGATCTCATAGCGCGCTGGGGATATGGCTGCATCGGTGATATTGCCGCGGGTGAATTGCTTGAGACCTGCAATTCAGCGGATGTGATTCCCGAATCGCTTTCGGCGGAGGTCATCGCCGCTTATGTCGAATCAGCTCAAAGTCCGGAAAGGATGCGCGAGATCGCCCCTTATTATCATCTCGATTCGGTGGATGTCCCCGTTCAGATCCACATCGGTTCAGCAGATGGCGACTACATTGGCTCGACTCCGCCTGAGTGGTCGTACAAATTGAATCAAGGATTGCTCGATGCTGGCGCGGATGTTGAACTTTTCATATATCAAGGTCAGCGGCATTCCTTCACGGGCGATGCATGGCTGGTGTTCATGGATCGCGTTGCCCGCTTTTTCGATGAGAATTTGAAATGA
- a CDS encoding DUF4491 family protein, with the protein MNTFGLWVGIAALFIIGLGFIWVIRGERYFGYLWWPYVMGFGIALIVGALFVSNVWISALLGAAGASLVWGSTELKEQAVRGELGWYPYNGKKIDPPFVDVIKKWKAPSL; encoded by the coding sequence ATGAATACCTTTGGTTTATGGGTCGGGATTGCCGCTCTTTTCATTATCGGCCTGGGATTCATCTGGGTCATTCGCGGCGAACGCTACTTTGGCTATCTTTGGTGGCCCTATGTGATGGGATTTGGTATTGCCCTCATCGTCGGTGCATTGTTCGTCTCGAATGTCTGGATTTCCGCGTTGCTTGGCGCGGCGGGAGCATCTCTTGTTTGGGGCTCAACCGAATTGAAAGAACAAGCCGTGCGCGGAGAATTGGGCTGGTATCCGTACAATGGGAAGAAGATCGATCCACCCTTCGTGGATGTGATCAAAAAGTGGAAGGCGCCAAGTTTGTAA
- a CDS encoding DUF4491 family protein, translated as MEINFVGLVAALATFFGIWWGHVSVRKIERDVVHLWKPTLIAILLGIGFLAVSFWISNMVLSAAGGILAITLFWDALEIAVRQPRRIENGEAPANPNNPRHVKILAECPGATTLDLLARDPIGRAYTAEELSSMKERA; from the coding sequence ATGGAAATAAATTTTGTTGGGCTTGTCGCCGCTCTGGCGACATTCTTTGGAATATGGTGGGGGCATGTATCTGTACGCAAGATCGAACGTGACGTTGTTCATCTATGGAAGCCGACCTTGATTGCCATCCTTCTTGGTATTGGATTTCTCGCCGTCTCTTTCTGGATCTCGAACATGGTGCTCTCCGCCGCAGGCGGGATTCTCGCTATCACCTTGTTCTGGGACGCGCTCGAGATCGCTGTCCGCCAGCCAAGGCGCATCGAAAATGGGGAGGCACCCGCCAACCCAAACAATCCGCGCCATGTTAAAATTCTCGCCGAATGCCCCGGAGCGACAACGCTAGACCTGCTTGCCCGCGACCCGATCGGACGCGCATACACGGCGGAAGAACTTTCATCCATGAAGGAGCGTGCCTGA
- the hemG gene encoding protoporphyrinogen oxidase, with protein sequence MRIVVIGGGITGLSAAWELQQRGIDYTLLEASNRWGGKVISQRIELNNASFLVEGGPDTLITRKPEAWVLAKELGMLDQVVNPGSEMSGTYVLDNASLHPLPVSPARFFSTPLLTLRGKLRMLAEPFQPARRDDGDESLADFVRRRLGQEALDKFIGPVLGGIYNTDPEKQSIMVSSPVMREMEKDGGGLFLGALKRAFRGNKKMNAEKKPRFVSFKNGLQALTDELARQLTGDLRLNTRVASVMKKDGQSRVMLENGERLFADGVILTTLAQQASALVKELSAEASRGLSAMRQQNIGTLSLVYRESDIPEKPVVNGLMIPRREKRMIDAVTFTSRKMPERSTPGYAVVRVFIGGGAPEMVEFSDEELIAAVKRELGEVLGITADPQTWAAFRWECGFPQAEVGHLERVDEIEKMLPAGIALAGSSYRGIAVPDCIRQGREAAVKIVASLLGGLVPPKQS encoded by the coding sequence ATGCGCATCGTTGTTATTGGCGGGGGGATCACAGGCTTGAGCGCTGCGTGGGAATTGCAGCAGCGTGGCATCGACTACACATTACTTGAGGCCTCCAACCGTTGGGGCGGCAAGGTCATTTCACAAAGAATCGAGTTGAATAACGCTTCATTTCTCGTCGAAGGCGGACCCGACACCCTCATCACTCGCAAACCCGAAGCATGGGTTCTCGCAAAGGAATTGGGGATGCTCGACCAGGTCGTGAATCCCGGCTCGGAGATGAGCGGGACATATGTGCTGGATAACGCCTCTCTCCACCCGCTGCCTGTTTCACCCGCCCGGTTTTTTTCCACGCCGCTGCTGACATTGCGCGGCAAATTGCGCATGCTGGCGGAGCCATTCCAACCCGCCCGGCGCGACGATGGCGATGAGTCTCTTGCTGATTTCGTCCGTCGCAGATTGGGGCAGGAAGCATTGGATAAATTTATCGGTCCGGTCTTGGGCGGCATCTACAACACAGACCCGGAGAAGCAAAGCATCATGGTCTCTTCGCCCGTGATGCGTGAAATGGAAAAGGACGGAGGCGGTCTATTCCTCGGCGCGTTGAAACGCGCTTTCAGAGGCAATAAGAAAATGAATGCTGAAAAGAAACCGCGTTTTGTTTCGTTCAAGAACGGTCTGCAAGCCCTGACCGATGAATTGGCGCGCCAACTCACAGGAGATTTGCGGTTGAACACGCGAGTCGCTTCGGTGATGAAAAAAGATGGGCAGTCTCGAGTGATGCTGGAGAATGGAGAACGTCTGTTCGCGGATGGGGTGATTCTGACGACACTGGCGCAACAGGCTTCGGCGTTGGTCAAGGAACTTTCCGCTGAGGCAAGCCGGGGATTAAGTGCGATGCGTCAGCAAAACATCGGCACATTGTCGCTGGTGTACCGCGAGTCGGATATCCCTGAAAAACCAGTCGTGAATGGATTGATGATTCCCCGCCGTGAAAAACGGATGATCGATGCGGTCACGTTCACGTCGCGCAAGATGCCGGAGCGATCCACGCCGGGGTATGCAGTGGTGCGCGTGTTCATCGGCGGCGGCGCGCCTGAGATGGTGGAATTCAGCGATGAAGAGTTGATCGCCGCTGTGAAGCGCGAACTCGGCGAAGTGCTTGGCATCACCGCCGACCCGCAAACATGGGCGGCGTTTCGCTGGGAGTGTGGTTTTCCACAAGCCGAAGTGGGGCATTTGGAACGCGTGGATGAGATCGAAAAAATGCTGCCTGCTGGTATCGCGCTGGCTGGCAGTTCGTACCGCGGCATTGCCGTACCGGATTGTATTCGACAAGGGCGCGAGGCGGCGGTGAAAATAGTTGCGTCATTGCTAGGCGGTTTGGTGCCGCCGAAGCAATCTTAA
- a CDS encoding BCD family MFS transporter, producing the protein MKIVRTLNNFRLAFFSIAYGLSGALIGGTLNRIMIAELALPATLVAFFFAIPLLISPVRVWLGYRSDGYPIFGKRREPYIVFGALVIGLGIIASANVATQSAQLGGMLVLSGVLSFMLYGLGRNLAHNTYQALVSDRYEGTHRTRAITMYEVATLLGAVMGAGFIGKALEVYEPARLISVATGVATVIFVLASLAAIGQEPKSSVVQTASEQARKMPFKQVFKELVWADPQVRTLFTLVIFTFVGTLAQDALLEPYGALVLGMSVGDTTRLTMYWGFGVLASMLASGLFLIKWLGFMKLMRAGIIASILVFVGLIVTGMMDNVGIFKSLVFVMGLGTGLAGAGMLSGIISFTTPIRAGMLMGVFGVANMVGHAFGNLLGGAIVDSVRIATGNAFAAYSSLFGMEAIMLGIALYLSTRLNPSASRAHTEETEVLAAAAAAD; encoded by the coding sequence ATGAAAATCGTTCGAACTCTCAACAACTTCAGGCTGGCTTTCTTTTCGATTGCGTATGGTTTAAGCGGCGCATTGATCGGCGGGACGTTGAACCGCATTATGATCGCAGAACTGGCATTGCCTGCCACGCTGGTGGCGTTCTTCTTTGCCATTCCGCTATTGATCTCGCCGGTGCGTGTGTGGCTTGGCTATCGCTCCGACGGTTACCCCATTTTCGGTAAACGCCGCGAGCCGTATATCGTTTTTGGCGCGTTGGTGATCGGCTTGGGAATTATCGCTTCGGCAAATGTTGCGACGCAGTCCGCGCAGTTGGGCGGTATGTTGGTCTTGAGCGGCGTGCTCTCTTTCATGCTCTACGGGCTGGGGCGCAACCTCGCACACAACACCTATCAGGCGTTGGTCTCTGACCGTTACGAGGGGACGCATCGCACGCGCGCCATCACCATGTATGAAGTGGCAACCCTGCTCGGTGCGGTAATGGGCGCTGGGTTCATCGGCAAAGCGTTGGAAGTGTATGAACCCGCCCGCCTCATCAGCGTGGCAACGGGTGTAGCAACGGTCATCTTTGTGCTGGCTTCCTTGGCTGCCATCGGGCAGGAACCGAAAAGTTCCGTGGTACAAACGGCTTCTGAACAGGCGCGCAAGATGCCGTTCAAGCAGGTCTTCAAAGAGTTGGTGTGGGCAGACCCGCAAGTGCGGACTCTGTTCACGCTGGTCATTTTCACATTCGTCGGCACATTGGCGCAGGATGCCCTGCTCGAACCTTATGGCGCATTGGTGCTTGGAATGAGCGTGGGCGACACCACCCGCCTGACCATGTACTGGGGCTTTGGCGTGCTCGCTTCGATGCTCGCCTCAGGCTTGTTCCTGATCAAGTGGCTGGGATTCATGAAGTTGATGCGCGCCGGCATCATCGCCAGCATTCTGGTATTTGTCGGCTTGATCGTCACCGGCATGATGGACAACGTTGGTATCTTCAAAAGCCTGGTCTTCGTGATGGGGCTTGGCACAGGGTTGGCGGGCGCAGGCATGTTAAGCGGAATCATCTCTTTCACGACGCCGATCCGCGCCGGGATGTTGATGGGCGTGTTTGGCGTGGCGAATATGGTTGGTCATGCCTTTGGTAACCTGCTCGGCGGCGCAATTGTAGACAGCGTCCGCATTGCGACGGGAAACGCTTTTGCCGCCTACTCCTCCCTTTTCGGTATGGAAGCGATCATGCTTGGTATTGCATTGTATCTTTCCACACGGCTCAACCCGAGCGCCTCGCGCGCCCACACCGAAGAAACCGAAGTCCTCGCGGCAGCCGCTGCAGCGGATTAG
- a CDS encoding HAMP domain-containing histidine kinase, with product MTDIQKEFLYKFSSHLRQGLADVQEKVNELYRIEELEDYIDIPDSPIEHIKAVLMPLVVQVSDFQDYAETVTDRMELDLQEVDIHAMMEGVLMMADQLAEHKGGIEMEEDIPEDLPTIEGDPARLSQALMHYIHNAVKFTDKGTVTVCVEKEADRILFEVQDTGIGIAEEDQEKVFEPFETILEDRRDPRLGFALGLKIVEHIIDLHDGETWFESKAGQGSSFFFTVPL from the coding sequence ATGACCGACATCCAAAAAGAATTTCTCTATAAATTTTCCTCTCACCTGCGTCAGGGACTTGCCGACGTTCAGGAAAAAGTGAACGAGCTCTACCGCATCGAAGAACTGGAGGATTATATCGATATTCCCGATTCGCCCATCGAACACATCAAAGCGGTCCTCATGCCTTTGGTGGTGCAGGTAAGCGATTTTCAGGATTACGCTGAAACCGTCACAGACCGCATGGAACTTGACCTCCAGGAAGTGGATATCCATGCCATGATGGAAGGCGTGCTAATGATGGCAGATCAACTTGCCGAACACAAAGGCGGCATTGAAATGGAAGAGGATATCCCCGAAGATCTGCCAACCATCGAAGGCGATCCGGCACGTCTTTCACAAGCACTGATGCACTACATTCACAATGCCGTCAAATTTACGGACAAGGGCACGGTCACTGTCTGTGTGGAGAAGGAAGCGGATCGCATCCTGTTCGAGGTACAAGATACAGGGATTGGCATCGCCGAAGAGGACCAGGAAAAGGTCTTTGAGCCGTTCGAGACCATCCTGGAAGATAGAAGAGACCCGCGCCTCGGCTTTGCGCTTGGACTGAAGATCGTCGAGCACATCATCGATCTGCATGATGGCGAGACCTGGTTCGAGAGTAAAGCAGGGCAGGGGAGTTCATTCTTCTTTACCGTACCGTTGTAA
- a CDS encoding acyltransferase family protein, protein MKRIDQLTVTRIAMVLLVVVYHGGATYYTAFLDFFPFSAILSSAPTAVSFLYVLSGFVMALVYFKPGERLDIAAFYRARFVRIYPLYIIAFILTCLYYYDGLFGIKPQKFLANIFVVQAWIPAYAQSFNYAAWSMTVEFFFYAVFPFFLLWAARQSSRKLAWTAMAFWGITQAIHFVLWKGYHPEYKDFIIYFPLFHLNSFILGSVGAIWYLRHGRGGSFDPKMVIGLMVISLILIAGYTVVSSDIYPALPHDLETMTGLLAPIMTLFIVALSLDNSIISRVFRHPIPVNLGETAYAVYILHVPLSWLYESALWNLGLSNPQYIFDLTFLPLILMVGLFAHFVLDLRLRKWLNRFLQTITIRVLLFDLAVVLLTAFFIFKVRFPLWRDYQGYREMERLVIWLTFIILPAASLIIGSCRRTLLEKPLFQWARVLLVSVTVGNALVAGIVYAVYRFGGFENFPRSIFLYVWLIVLSTSFLIRFVFSALKKEIPSPVIA, encoded by the coding sequence ATGAAAAGAATTGACCAGTTGACAGTCACTCGGATCGCCATGGTCCTCCTGGTGGTTGTGTATCATGGCGGTGCCACATATTACACGGCATTTTTGGATTTTTTTCCCTTCTCCGCCATTCTCAGTTCCGCGCCGACCGCGGTCTCTTTCCTTTACGTGCTTTCCGGTTTCGTCATGGCGCTCGTGTATTTCAAGCCGGGCGAACGTCTCGATATCGCCGCGTTTTACCGGGCGCGTTTTGTGCGCATCTATCCGCTGTACATCATTGCGTTCATCCTGACCTGTCTGTATTACTACGACGGTTTGTTCGGCATCAAGCCCCAGAAGTTTCTCGCTAATATATTCGTCGTGCAGGCGTGGATTCCAGCATACGCGCAGTCCTTCAATTACGCTGCCTGGTCCATGACCGTCGAGTTTTTCTTCTATGCCGTCTTTCCATTCTTTCTGCTTTGGGCGGCTCGCCAATCCTCCCGTAAACTTGCATGGACGGCGATGGCGTTCTGGGGCATTACGCAGGCAATTCATTTCGTCCTTTGGAAGGGATACCACCCTGAATATAAGGACTTCATCATTTATTTTCCGTTATTTCATCTGAATTCCTTCATACTTGGCTCGGTCGGTGCGATCTGGTACTTGCGCCACGGACGGGGGGGTAGTTTCGATCCGAAGATGGTGATTGGGCTGATGGTGATCTCGCTCATTTTGATTGCGGGATACACCGTGGTCAGTTCCGACATTTACCCCGCCCTTCCTCATGACCTGGAGACCATGACGGGTTTGCTTGCGCCGATCATGACCCTTTTTATCGTCGCCCTTTCGCTCGATAATTCCATCATCTCCCGGGTATTTCGTCACCCGATTCCCGTTAACCTGGGTGAGACCGCATATGCAGTTTACATATTGCATGTTCCGTTATCCTGGCTGTACGAGAGCGCGTTGTGGAATTTGGGTCTTTCGAATCCGCAGTACATCTTTGATCTGACATTTCTGCCGTTGATCCTCATGGTCGGTTTGTTTGCCCATTTCGTCCTGGATCTCAGACTGAGGAAATGGTTGAATCGATTCCTCCAGACCATTACCATCCGTGTCTTGCTTTTCGATCTGGCGGTCGTCCTGCTTACGGCGTTTTTCATTTTCAAAGTGCGGTTTCCCTTGTGGCGCGATTACCAGGGGTATCGGGAAATGGAACGGTTGGTGATCTGGCTGACCTTTATCATCCTGCCTGCGGCATCTCTGATCATTGGTTCATGCCGCCGCACGCTGCTTGAAAAGCCCCTCTTCCAGTGGGCACGGGTTTTGTTGGTAAGCGTAACCGTCGGGAATGCGCTTGTCGCCGGGATCGTTTATGCGGTATATCGTTTTGGCGGATTTGAGAATTTTCCCCGGAGTATCTTTCTGTATGTATGGCTGATCGTATTGTCCACATCATTCTTGATACGGTTCGTGTTCTCGGCATTGAAAAAGGAAATACCCAGCCCGGTGATTGCCTGA
- a CDS encoding Lrp/AsnC ligand binding domain-containing protein has translation MKAYVMIKIRAGEVKDVVSHLRRIKSVKEAHMTFGPYDAVAVVETEDVATLGKVTASQIQPIPGVEQTLTCLAVDV, from the coding sequence ATGAAAGCTTATGTCATGATCAAAATCCGTGCCGGCGAGGTCAAGGATGTCGTCAGCCATCTTCGCCGCATCAAGAGCGTCAAGGAGGCGCACATGACCTTCGGTCCGTACGATGCGGTGGCTGTCGTCGAGACCGAGGATGTGGCGACGCTTGGCAAGGTTACAGCGTCTCAGATTCAACCCATTCCCGGGGTGGAACAAACCCTCACCTGTCTTGCCGTGGACGTTTGA
- a CDS encoding formate/nitrite transporter family protein, translated as MTEFRIDSLLPSEMATRAEYLGVRKAEMPTFTMLMLAILAGAFIALGAIFATTVSAGGMAVNAADGSQVFSTGLPYGVTRLLAGLVFCLGLILVVVGGAELFTGNNLIVMAWASGKVTTWGLLWNWGVVYLGNFIGSIGTVILMFFTKQYTFGSDSVGIAALRIGVAKCQLEFLQAIALGILCNGLVCLAVWLTFSARTTLDKIISIIFPITAFVAAGFEHSVANMYFIPYALMVKMFDPAFIERVADKVPGLDALTWQAFFVNNLIPVTIGNIIGGAVLVAAIYWVVFLRSKRDL; from the coding sequence ATGACTGAATTCCGTATCGATTCGCTGTTGCCATCAGAAATGGCTACTCGGGCTGAGTATCTGGGTGTCCGAAAGGCGGAAATGCCAACCTTCACCATGTTGATGCTGGCTATTCTGGCTGGAGCTTTTATTGCGCTTGGAGCGATCTTCGCAACGACTGTATCGGCGGGGGGGATGGCTGTCAATGCCGCAGATGGCAGCCAGGTTTTTTCCACCGGGTTGCCCTACGGTGTGACCCGTCTGCTGGCTGGCCTGGTCTTTTGCCTGGGCCTGATTCTTGTGGTGGTGGGTGGTGCAGAACTTTTCACCGGCAATAACCTTATCGTCATGGCTTGGGCGAGCGGTAAGGTAACGACGTGGGGGCTTCTCTGGAACTGGGGGGTTGTTTATTTGGGAAATTTCATCGGTTCGATCGGCACTGTCATCCTGATGTTTTTCACCAAACAATATACATTCGGCTCGGACTCGGTCGGGATCGCCGCCTTGAGAATCGGCGTTGCCAAATGCCAGCTCGAGTTCCTTCAAGCCATCGCGCTTGGCATTCTCTGCAATGGTTTGGTTTGTCTCGCGGTCTGGCTCACGTTCAGTGCCCGTACCACCTTGGACAAGATCATTTCTATAATTTTCCCCATCACTGCATTCGTGGCCGCGGGATTTGAGCACAGCGTTGCCAATATGTACTTTATCCCCTACGCATTGATGGTAAAGATGTTCGACCCGGCATTCATCGAGCGGGTCGCTGATAAAGTGCCCGGGCTGGACGCCCTCACCTGGCAGGCGTTCTTTGTGAATAACCTGATTCCTGTTACGATTGGAAACATCATCGGCGGGGCGGTCTTGGTTGCCGCCATATATTGGGTTGTTTTCCTGCGGTCCAAACGGGATCTCTAG
- a CDS encoding LysM peptidoglycan-binding domain-containing protein yields MKNFSFWMITPLLVLTFALIPSERVDATPQDFSFQQSAVDLIDKVNALRKSKGLPGYTPNSILMKISQEHAGYLARTGVLTHFDQNGLRPFERAIASGYPVGGELAAGGLFAEAIHSGTGLSEDDVIAIWQADANNSRVLLSPEYKDAGAGIAAANGVTYFVLVAGSGDKVVVTTVSPEVGSLTVMPGTVMPNTPLPGGEIYHIVQKDEALWSIAIAYNTTIAELKLLNSLSSDEIFEGQKLLVRRASTETPTPTSIPVTVTLGIPTSTATRPVTPTATQTSTPLPSAPTSLQAGGKVVGGITLAALVTAGLASFLLSRRAGNKKSME; encoded by the coding sequence ATGAAAAATTTTTCCTTCTGGATGATAACCCCGCTTCTTGTTCTGACCTTTGCCTTGATTCCGTCCGAACGGGTGGATGCCACGCCGCAGGATTTTTCTTTCCAACAAAGCGCTGTCGATTTGATCGATAAGGTGAATGCCTTGCGCAAATCGAAGGGATTACCGGGGTACACACCGAATTCCATCCTGATGAAAATTTCACAGGAACATGCGGGGTATCTTGCCAGAACCGGCGTGTTGACTCACTTCGATCAAAACGGTCTCCGTCCGTTCGAGCGGGCGATCGCTTCGGGATACCCGGTGGGGGGCGAGCTGGCGGCGGGTGGATTGTTCGCCGAAGCGATACATTCCGGTACCGGGCTTTCAGAGGACGATGTGATCGCAATTTGGCAGGCAGATGCCAATAATTCTCGCGTTTTGCTTTCTCCGGAATATAAAGATGCGGGCGCTGGCATTGCCGCCGCCAATGGTGTGACATATTTTGTTCTGGTTGCCGGGTCTGGTGATAAGGTTGTTGTCACTACCGTTTCACCGGAGGTAGGATCCCTTACTGTGATGCCCGGTACGGTCATGCCGAACACCCCTCTTCCAGGCGGCGAGATCTATCACATTGTGCAAAAAGATGAAGCTCTGTGGAGTATTGCGATCGCCTATAACACGACCATCGCAGAACTCAAACTTTTGAACAGCCTGTCGAGTGATGAGATTTTTGAAGGGCAAAAACTCCTCGTTCGCCGCGCATCCACTGAAACCCCGACTCCGACCAGTATTCCCGTTACAGTGACTCTCGGGATACCGACTTCGACGGCGACCCGGCCGGTGACGCCAACCGCGACTCAAACCTCGACTCCTCTTCCCAGCGCCCCGACCTCCCTGCAGGCTGGGGGTAAAGTCGTTGGCGGCATTACGCTGGCTGCGCTTGTTACCGCCGGTTTGGCTTCCTTCCTTCTCAGCCGCAGAGCCGGAAATAAAAAGTCAATGGAGTAA